A genomic window from Macaca mulatta isolate MMU2019108-1 chromosome 19, T2T-MMU8v2.0, whole genome shotgun sequence includes:
- the LOC114674119 gene encoding choriogonadotropin subunit beta isoform X1, protein MWCTRGMGGPGHGAAVSDWAEAVSLSQGLLLWLLLSVGRARASREPLRPLCRPINATLAAEKEACPVCITVNTTICAGYCPTMMRVLQVILPPVPQVVCNYREVRFESIRLPGCPPGVDPVVSVPVALSCRCALCRRSTSDCGGPKDHPLTCDDPHLQASSSSKDPPPSPPSPSRLLEPADTPFLPQ, encoded by the exons ATGTGGTGTACCCGGGGAATGGGAGGGCCAGGGCACGGGGCTGCGGTCTCAGACTGGGCTGAAGCAGTGTCCTTGTCCCAGGGgctgctgctgtggctgctgctgaGCGTGGGCAGGGCACGGGCATCCAGGGAGCCGCTGCGGCCACTGTGCCGCCCCATCAATGCCACCCTGGCTGCCGAGAAGGAGGCCTGCCCCGTGTGCATCACCGTCAACACCACCATCTGTGCCGGCTACTGCCCCACCATG ATGCGGGTGCTGCAGGTGATCCTGCCGCCAGTGCCCCAGGTGGTGTGCAACTACCGCGAGGTGCGCTTCGAGTCCATCCGGCTCCCTGGCTGCCCGCCTGGCGTGGACCCCGTGGTCTCCGTTCCCGTGGCTCTCAGCTGTCGTTGTGCACTCTGCCGCCGCAGCACCTCTGACTGTGGGGGTCCCAAGGACCACCCTTTGACCTGTGATGACCCCCACCTCCAGGCCTCCTCTTCCTCAAAGGACCCTCCCCCCAGCCCTCCAAGTCCATCTCGACTCCTGGAGCCAGCAGACACCCCGTTCCTCCCGCAATAA
- the LOC114674119 gene encoding choriogonadotropin subunit beta isoform X2, whose product MEMLQGLLLWLLLSVGRARASREPLRPLCRPINATLAAEKEACPVCITVNTTICAGYCPTMMRVLQVILPPVPQVVCNYREVRFESIRLPGCPPGVDPVVSVPVALSCRCALCRRSTSDCGGPKDHPLTCDDPHLQASSSSKDPPPSPPSPSRLLEPADTPFLPQ is encoded by the exons ATGGAGATGCTCCAG GGgctgctgctgtggctgctgctgaGCGTGGGCAGGGCACGGGCATCCAGGGAGCCGCTGCGGCCACTGTGCCGCCCCATCAATGCCACCCTGGCTGCCGAGAAGGAGGCCTGCCCCGTGTGCATCACCGTCAACACCACCATCTGTGCCGGCTACTGCCCCACCATG ATGCGGGTGCTGCAGGTGATCCTGCCGCCAGTGCCCCAGGTGGTGTGCAACTACCGCGAGGTGCGCTTCGAGTCCATCCGGCTCCCTGGCTGCCCGCCTGGCGTGGACCCCGTGGTCTCCGTTCCCGTGGCTCTCAGCTGTCGTTGTGCACTCTGCCGCCGCAGCACCTCTGACTGTGGGGGTCCCAAGGACCACCCTTTGACCTGTGATGACCCCCACCTCCAGGCCTCCTCTTCCTCAAAGGACCCTCCCCCCAGCCCTCCAAGTCCATCTCGACTCCTGGAGCCAGCAGACACCCCGTTCCTCCCGCAATAA